One genomic segment of Pseudomonas sp. RU47 includes these proteins:
- a CDS encoding extracellular solute-binding protein: MLAPKRLLTALALTLIGSTTAQAADEVVVYSSRIDELIKPVFDAYTAKTGVKIKFITDKEAPLMQRIKAEGENATADLLLTVDAGNLWQAEQMGILQPFTSKTIDANIPLQYRSSSHAWTGLSLRARTIAYSTERVKPGELTTYEALADKNWEGRLCLRTAKKVYNQSLTATMIEVHGAEKTEKILKGWVNNLSTDVFSDDVAVLEAINAGQCDVGIVNTYYYGRLHKQKPELPVKLFWPNQADRGVHVNLSGIGLTKHAPHPEAAKALVEWMTTPEAQKIFADVNQEFPANPAVAPSEEVAAWGKFIADTLPVEVAGKRQAEAIRMMDRAGWN, from the coding sequence ATGTTGGCACCCAAGCGTCTTCTGACCGCACTGGCCCTGACCCTGATCGGTAGCACCACGGCCCAGGCCGCTGATGAGGTGGTGGTTTACTCGTCGCGCATCGATGAACTGATCAAACCGGTCTTCGATGCCTACACCGCCAAGACCGGGGTGAAGATCAAGTTCATCACCGACAAGGAAGCGCCGCTGATGCAGCGCATCAAGGCCGAAGGTGAAAACGCCACCGCCGACCTGCTGCTCACCGTTGACGCCGGCAACCTCTGGCAGGCCGAGCAGATGGGCATCCTGCAGCCGTTCACTTCGAAGACCATCGACGCCAACATTCCGCTGCAGTATCGCTCGTCCAGCCATGCCTGGACCGGTCTGAGCCTGCGCGCGCGGACCATCGCCTACTCCACCGAACGGGTGAAACCGGGCGAACTGACCACCTACGAAGCACTGGCTGACAAGAATTGGGAAGGGCGTTTGTGCCTGCGCACGGCGAAGAAGGTCTACAACCAGTCGCTGACCGCGACCATGATCGAAGTCCATGGCGCCGAGAAAACCGAAAAAATCCTCAAGGGCTGGGTCAACAACCTGTCCACCGACGTGTTCTCCGATGACGTTGCGGTGCTCGAAGCGATCAATGCCGGGCAGTGCGACGTTGGCATCGTCAACACGTACTACTACGGTCGCCTGCACAAGCAGAAGCCGGAGTTGCCGGTAAAACTGTTCTGGCCGAATCAGGCTGATCGCGGTGTGCACGTGAACCTGTCGGGAATTGGCCTGACCAAACATGCGCCGCACCCGGAAGCGGCCAAGGCTTTGGTTGAGTGGATGACCACGCCTGAGGCGCAGAAGATTTTCGCTGACGTGAACCAGGAATTCCCGGCCAACCCGGCGGTGGCACCTTCGGAAGAAGTGGCGGCGTGGGGCAAGTTCATTGCCGATACCTTGCCGGTGGAAGTGGCGGGCAAGCGTCAGGCTGAGGCGATCCGGATGATGGATCGGGCGGGTTGGAATTGA
- a CDS encoding TIGR02449 family protein — MEDTDLQALMARLELLIGRVEQLKSQNALLLAQEKTWREERAHLIEKNEIARRKVESMISRLKALEQDS, encoded by the coding sequence ATGGAAGACACCGACCTGCAAGCGCTGATGGCCAGACTCGAACTGCTGATTGGCCGAGTCGAGCAACTAAAGAGTCAAAACGCACTCTTACTAGCTCAGGAAAAAACCTGGCGCGAGGAACGCGCTCACCTCATTGAAAAAAACGAAATCGCCCGGCGTAAGGTCGAATCGATGATTTCGCGCCTCAAGGCCCTGGAGCAAGACTCATGA
- a CDS encoding DUF4442 domain-containing protein, which yields MLKWLTAKFGKARLMRWVMTFYPPYLGAGVRVRHISDDFRDVQVSMGLGWYNRNYVGTQFGGSLYSMVDPFFMLMLMENLGSRYIVWDKAADIDFIAPGKGPVFARFNIDETLLAEIRRQTANGEKYLPQLQVDIHDGAGNLVARVGKTLYVRLKPQARQA from the coding sequence ATGCTTAAGTGGCTGACCGCTAAATTCGGCAAGGCGCGGTTGATGCGCTGGGTGATGACGTTCTACCCGCCTTATCTTGGCGCCGGTGTACGAGTTAGGCACATCAGCGATGACTTTCGCGATGTGCAGGTGTCGATGGGCCTCGGCTGGTACAACCGCAACTACGTCGGCACCCAGTTTGGCGGCAGCCTGTATTCGATGGTCGATCCGTTCTTCATGCTGATGCTTATGGAAAACCTCGGCTCGCGTTACATCGTCTGGGACAAGGCTGCCGACATCGATTTCATCGCGCCGGGCAAAGGCCCGGTGTTCGCCCGTTTCAATATCGACGAGACCTTGCTCGCCGAGATTCGCCGGCAGACCGCCAATGGCGAGAAATACCTGCCGCAGTTGCAGGTCGACATTCATGACGGCGCCGGCAATCTGGTGGCGCGGGTCGGTAAAACCCTTTACGTGCGGCTCAAGCCGCAAGCGAGACAGGCTTAA
- a CDS encoding 5-formyltetrahydrofolate cyclo-ligase, which yields MTEPALLPRPQLRRLLRKARRSLSKSEQRQAAKGLYRQLAQDPHFRRAKHISLYLPTDGEIDPRLLLREAQRRGKATYLPVLSAWPRTKMVFQRIRPGEKLKPNRFRILEPRANLAQQRKVWALDLVLLPLVGFDDVGGRLGMGGGFYDRSLAYLARRKSWRKPTLLGLAHECQKVERLAQASWDVPLQGTVSDKAWYFAG from the coding sequence ATGACCGAACCCGCGCTGCTGCCCCGCCCGCAACTCCGCCGCCTGCTGCGCAAGGCACGCCGCTCACTGAGCAAAAGCGAGCAACGCCAGGCCGCCAAAGGCCTGTACCGGCAATTGGCGCAAGACCCGCATTTTCGCCGGGCCAAACATATCTCTCTGTACCTGCCCACCGACGGTGAAATCGATCCGCGCCTGCTGCTGCGTGAAGCACAGCGTCGGGGCAAGGCAACGTACCTGCCGGTGCTGAGTGCCTGGCCACGAACCAAAATGGTCTTTCAGCGAATTCGTCCCGGCGAGAAACTCAAACCCAATCGCTTCCGCATTCTCGAGCCGCGCGCCAATCTGGCGCAGCAACGCAAGGTCTGGGCGCTGGATCTGGTGTTGTTGCCACTGGTGGGTTTTGACGATGTCGGTGGGCGACTGGGGATGGGCGGCGGCTTCTACGATCGCAGCCTGGCGTATCTGGCGCGGCGTAAAAGCTGGCGCAAGCCGACGCTGTTGGGACTGGCTCATGAGTGTCAGAAGGTCGAACGCTTGGCGCAGGCGAGTTGGGATGTACCGTTACAAGGCACGGTCAGCGACAAGGCGTGGTATTTCGCAGGATAG
- a CDS encoding YecA/YgfB family protein, translating into MTIANSPYQAFATLLTSSGHNVSPAELHGVLLGRSCAGAGFDNEGWLIDAAELLEGDIQDNVRNALIGLQEMVKGELTGDDVTVVLLLPTDDAPLADRAAALGEWCQGFLSGFGLNCRDSSMLSTEATEVLQDLAAISQVQDALEESEDGETDYMEVMEYLRVAPLLLFSETKKADVPPAAKPSLH; encoded by the coding sequence ATGACCATTGCGAATTCCCCGTACCAAGCCTTTGCCACCCTGCTGACCTCCAGCGGCCACAACGTCTCGCCTGCCGAACTGCACGGCGTGCTGCTCGGGCGCAGCTGCGCCGGTGCCGGCTTCGATAACGAAGGCTGGTTGATCGACGCCGCCGAACTGCTCGAAGGCGACATCCAGGACAACGTCCGCAACGCCCTGATCGGCCTGCAAGAGATGGTCAAAGGCGAGCTGACCGGCGACGACGTCACCGTCGTTCTGCTGCTGCCGACCGATGACGCACCGCTGGCCGACCGCGCCGCGGCACTGGGCGAGTGGTGCCAGGGCTTCCTCAGCGGTTTCGGCCTGAACTGCCGCGACAGCAGCATGCTCAGCACTGAAGCCACCGAAGTGCTGCAGGATCTGGCTGCCATTTCCCAAGTGCAGGACGCCCTCGAAGAATCCGAAGACGGCGAGACCGACTACATGGAGGTCATGGAGTACCTGCGCGTTGCGCCGCTGCTGCTGTTCTCGGAAACCAAGAAAGCCGACGTGCCGCCAGCCGCCAAGCCGTCGCTGCATTAA
- a CDS encoding cell division protein ZapA, translating to MSSSNSVTVQILDKEYSIICPQEERSNLVSAARYLDGKMREIRSSGKVIGADRIAVMAALNITHDLLHKEERPDIQASGSTREQVRDLLDRVDLVLADDQNTTKG from the coding sequence ATGAGTTCAAGCAATAGCGTCACCGTGCAGATCCTCGACAAAGAATATTCGATCATCTGCCCGCAGGAAGAACGCAGCAATCTGGTCAGTGCCGCCCGCTACCTCGATGGCAAAATGCGCGAAATTCGCAGCAGCGGTAAAGTCATCGGCGCCGATCGCATTGCTGTGATGGCCGCGCTGAACATCACCCATGACCTCTTGCACAAAGAAGAGCGCCCGGATATCCAGGCCAGCGGTTCGACCCGTGAACAGGTGCGCGACTTGCTCGATCGTGTCGATCTGGTCCTCGCCGACGATCAGAACACCACCAAGGGCTGA
- a CDS encoding NADPH:quinone oxidoreductase family protein, giving the protein MKAVLCKAFGPAESLVLEDVASPVAKKNEILLDVHAAGVNFPDTLIIEGKYQFKPPFPFSPGGEAAGVVREVGEKVSHLKVGDRVMALTGWGSFAEQVAVPGYNVLPIPPSMDFNTAAAFSMTYGTSMHALKQRANLQAGETLLVLGASGGVGLAAVEIGKAMGARVIAAASSAEKLAVAKAAGADELINYSETSLKDEIKRLTDGQGADVIYDPVGGDLFDQAIRAIAWNGRLLVVGFASGRIPELPVNLALLKGAAVLGVFWGSFAQRQPQDNAANFQQLFGWFAEGKLKPLVSQVYPLSNAAQAINDLGQRKAVGKVVVQVR; this is encoded by the coding sequence ATGAAAGCCGTGCTGTGCAAAGCCTTCGGCCCTGCCGAATCGCTGGTGCTGGAAGACGTCGCCAGCCCTGTCGCGAAGAAGAATGAAATCCTGCTGGACGTGCACGCCGCCGGGGTCAACTTCCCGGACACGCTGATCATTGAGGGCAAGTATCAATTCAAGCCGCCCTTCCCGTTCTCGCCCGGAGGTGAAGCGGCCGGTGTGGTGCGTGAAGTCGGGGAAAAGGTCAGCCACCTCAAGGTTGGTGACCGCGTCATGGCCCTGACCGGTTGGGGCAGTTTCGCCGAACAGGTAGCGGTGCCAGGCTATAACGTGCTGCCGATTCCGCCGTCGATGGACTTCAACACCGCCGCCGCCTTCAGCATGACCTACGGCACCTCGATGCACGCGCTCAAACAACGCGCCAATCTGCAAGCAGGCGAAACCCTGCTGGTGCTTGGCGCATCCGGTGGCGTCGGCCTGGCGGCGGTGGAAATCGGCAAAGCCATGGGCGCCCGCGTCATCGCTGCCGCCAGCAGCGCGGAGAAACTGGCGGTGGCCAAAGCTGCCGGCGCCGATGAGTTGATCAATTACAGCGAAACCAGCCTCAAGGACGAAATCAAACGCCTCACCGACGGCCAGGGTGCCGATGTGATTTACGACCCGGTCGGCGGCGATCTCTTCGACCAAGCCATCCGCGCCATCGCCTGGAACGGACGCTTGCTGGTGGTCGGCTTCGCCAGCGGGCGCATTCCGGAACTGCCGGTCAACCTTGCCCTGCTCAAAGGCGCGGCTGTACTTGGCGTGTTCTGGGGCTCCTTCGCCCAGCGCCAGCCGCAAGACAATGCGGCGAACTTCCAGCAATTGTTCGGCTGGTTCGCCGAGGGCAAGTTGAAACCGCTGGTATCGCAGGTGTATCCACTGAGCAATGCGGCGCAGGCGATCAATGATCTTGGCCAGCGCAAGGCTGTGGGCAAGGTGGTGGTGCAAGTGCGCTAA
- a CDS encoding flagellar basal body-associated protein FliL → MKAWIMLLLALSLPVAALAEEAKEGEAPKVSYITLSPPFVGNYGLDGTPKLKVYKADVALRVSGEEASKLVKANEPLIRNQLVALFTQQTTEAMGSIEGKEKLRQEALKQTQQVMNDETGKPVVEDLLFNNLIIQ, encoded by the coding sequence GTGAAAGCGTGGATCATGTTGTTGCTGGCCCTGTCTCTGCCTGTGGCAGCGCTGGCCGAAGAAGCCAAAGAAGGCGAGGCGCCGAAGGTAAGTTACATCACCCTGAGCCCACCGTTTGTGGGCAACTACGGGCTGGACGGCACACCGAAGCTCAAGGTCTACAAGGCCGATGTGGCGTTGCGTGTGAGTGGCGAAGAGGCGAGCAAACTGGTCAAGGCCAACGAACCGTTGATCCGCAATCAGCTGGTAGCGCTGTTCACTCAGCAGACCACCGAGGCGATGGGCAGCATCGAAGGTAAAGAGAAGCTGCGTCAGGAAGCGTTGAAGCAGACCCAGCAAGTGATGAATGACGAGACCGGCAAGCCGGTGGTTGAGGATCTGTTGTTCAACAACCTGATCATTCAATAA
- a CDS encoding ABC transporter permease, with amino-acid sequence MAHPAQRRWYPIVFAIAALVLLPLSVLLLSWQTIDQQIWSHLWETQMPRLLGNTLTLVVGVGVGVTLLGVSLAWLTSLCEFPGRRWLDWALMLPFAIPAYVLAFVFVGLLDFAGPVQTLLREWFGTGLRLPRVRSTGGVIIVLVLVFYPYVYLLARTAFLAQGKGLMEAARVLGQSPWQAFWRVALPMARPAIGAGVALALMETLADFGAVSVFNFDTFTTAIYKTWYGFFSLPSAAQLASLLLLVVMLVLYGERRARGANRASNERPRVKALYHLRGLKAFAAMSWCGLVFACAFVIPVLQLVVWFWQRGRFDLDERYAGLILHTLYLGGMAALITVSVALLLAFARRLAPTQAINSGVGLANLGYALPGSVLAVSIMLAFSYLDRELVIPLSGWLGGAGKPLLLGSLAALLMAYLVRFIAVAYGPLESSLARIRPSLPEAARSLGVSGPRLFFKVYLPLLLPGTLSAALLVFVDVLKEMPATLLMRPFGWDTLAVRIFEMTSEGEWARASLPALTLVLVGLLPVIGLIRRSAHRNT; translated from the coding sequence GTGGCCCACCCCGCCCAACGCCGCTGGTACCCCATCGTCTTCGCCATCGCCGCGCTGGTGCTGTTGCCCCTGAGCGTTCTACTGCTCTCTTGGCAAACCATCGATCAGCAAATCTGGTCGCACCTGTGGGAAACCCAGATGCCACGCCTGCTGGGCAACACCCTGACGCTGGTCGTTGGCGTGGGTGTCGGTGTGACGCTGCTCGGTGTCAGCCTCGCCTGGCTCACCAGCCTCTGCGAATTCCCCGGGCGGCGCTGGCTCGACTGGGCGCTGATGCTGCCGTTCGCCATCCCCGCGTATGTGCTGGCCTTCGTTTTCGTCGGCCTGCTCGACTTCGCCGGCCCGGTGCAGACACTGCTCAGGGAATGGTTCGGCACCGGTCTGCGCCTGCCACGGGTACGCTCCACCGGCGGGGTGATTATCGTGCTGGTGCTGGTCTTCTATCCCTATGTTTACCTGCTGGCGCGCACCGCGTTTCTCGCGCAGGGCAAAGGCCTGATGGAAGCCGCGCGGGTACTTGGCCAGTCGCCGTGGCAAGCCTTCTGGCGGGTGGCGTTGCCCATGGCGCGTCCGGCCATCGGTGCGGGCGTGGCGCTGGCGCTGATGGAAACCCTGGCAGATTTCGGTGCCGTGTCGGTGTTCAACTTCGACACCTTCACCACGGCGATCTACAAGACCTGGTACGGCTTCTTCAGCCTGCCGAGTGCCGCGCAATTGGCCAGTCTGTTGTTGCTGGTGGTGATGCTGGTGCTGTACGGCGAACGTCGCGCGCGTGGCGCCAACCGGGCAAGTAACGAGCGACCTCGGGTGAAAGCGCTGTATCACTTGCGTGGACTCAAGGCTTTCGCGGCGATGAGCTGGTGCGGCCTGGTGTTCGCCTGCGCCTTCGTCATTCCGGTGCTGCAACTGGTTGTCTGGTTCTGGCAGCGCGGGCGTTTCGATCTCGATGAGCGCTACGCCGGGCTGATCCTGCACACCCTGTATCTGGGCGGCATGGCCGCGTTGATTACCGTCAGCGTTGCTTTGTTGCTGGCGTTTGCCCGGCGCTTGGCACCCACGCAGGCGATCAACTCCGGCGTTGGTCTGGCCAATCTTGGCTACGCCTTGCCGGGTTCGGTACTGGCGGTGTCGATCATGCTGGCGTTCAGTTATCTGGATCGCGAACTGGTGATCCCGCTTTCAGGCTGGCTCGGCGGTGCGGGCAAACCGTTGCTGCTCGGCAGTCTGGCAGCGTTGTTGATGGCCTATCTGGTGCGCTTCATCGCAGTTGCCTACGGACCCTTGGAAAGCAGTCTGGCGCGTATACGGCCATCTTTGCCTGAAGCGGCACGTAGCCTGGGTGTCAGTGGGCCGCGACTGTTTTTCAAAGTGTATCTGCCGCTGTTGCTGCCCGGCACGCTGAGCGCAGCGTTGCTGGTGTTCGTCGATGTGCTCAAGGAAATGCCCGCAACCCTGCTGATGCGCCCGTTTGGCTGGGACACGCTGGCCGTACGCATCTTTGAAATGACCAGCGAAGGCGAATGGGCGCGTGCATCATTGCCAGCACTGACCCTGGTTCTGGTTGGATTGTTACCGGTCATCGGCCTGATTCGCCGCTCCGCCCATCGAAACACTTAG
- a CDS encoding EVE domain-containing protein, which produces MAYWLMKSEPDELSIKGLEKLGKARWDGVRNYQARNFLRSMAVGDEFFFYHSSCPEPGIAGIGKIIEAAYPDPTALEPESHYFDPKATPEKNAWSAIDVEHVETFARVLKLDYLKQQTALAEMPLVQKGSRLSVMPVTPEQWAAVIALKP; this is translated from the coding sequence ATGGCCTATTGGCTGATGAAGTCCGAGCCCGACGAACTCTCGATCAAAGGTCTGGAAAAACTCGGCAAAGCGCGCTGGGACGGGGTTCGCAATTATCAGGCGCGCAATTTTCTGCGCTCGATGGCAGTGGGCGATGAGTTCTTTTTCTATCACTCCAGCTGCCCGGAGCCGGGAATTGCCGGAATTGGCAAAATAATCGAAGCGGCGTACCCGGATCCCACCGCACTGGAGCCGGAAAGTCATTACTTCGACCCGAAGGCGACGCCGGAGAAAAATGCCTGGAGTGCGATCGATGTCGAGCACGTCGAGACGTTTGCCCGGGTGTTGAAGCTGGATTATCTGAAGCAGCAGACGGCGCTGGCGGAGATGCCGTTGGTGCAGAAGGGATCAAGGTTGTCGGTGATGCCGGTGACGCCGGAGCAGTGGGCTGCGGTGATTGCGCTCAAGCCTTGA
- a CDS encoding 2-octaprenyl-3-methyl-6-methoxy-1,4-benzoquinol hydroxylase produces MRADLLIVGAGMVGSALALALQDSGLEVLLLDGSPLSVKPFDAEAAFEPRVSALSAASQRILERLGVWEGIAKRRSSPYTDMHVWDGSGTGQIHFSASSVHAEVLGHIVENRVVQDALLDRLHDCDLGMLANARLEQMRRSGDDWLLTLADGRQLRAPLVIAADGANSAVRRLTGVATREWDYLHHAIVTSVRSSKPHQMTAWQRFTDHGPLAFLPLERDGQQDWCSIVWSTTPSEAERLMALDEADFCRELERAFEGRLGEVISADPRLCVPLRQRHAKRYVAEGLALIGDAAHTIHPLAGQGVNLGFLDAAVLAEVLLQAAERGERLADVKVLSRYERRRMPHNLALMATMEGFERLFQADPLPVRWLRNAGLKLVEQMPEAKALFVREALGLTGDLPALAKP; encoded by the coding sequence ATGCGCGCAGATCTGCTGATTGTCGGAGCCGGAATGGTCGGCAGCGCCCTGGCGTTGGCGTTGCAGGACAGCGGGCTGGAAGTCCTGCTGCTCGACGGCAGCCCGCTGAGCGTCAAACCCTTCGACGCCGAAGCCGCGTTTGAACCGCGAGTGAGTGCCTTGTCGGCAGCCAGCCAGCGCATTCTTGAACGTCTCGGCGTCTGGGAAGGCATCGCCAAGCGCCGCAGCAGCCCTTACACCGACATGCATGTCTGGGACGGCAGCGGCACCGGGCAGATCCATTTCTCGGCGAGCAGTGTGCACGCCGAGGTGCTTGGCCATATCGTCGAAAACCGTGTGGTGCAGGATGCCTTGCTCGATCGCTTGCACGATTGTGATCTGGGCATGCTGGCCAATGCGCGGCTGGAACAGATGCGCCGCTCGGGCGATGACTGGCTGCTGACGCTGGCTGACGGTCGTCAGTTACGTGCGCCGTTGGTGATTGCCGCTGACGGTGCCAACTCGGCAGTGCGACGTCTGACCGGTGTGGCGACGCGTGAGTGGGATTACCTGCATCACGCCATCGTTACCAGCGTGCGCAGTAGCAAGCCGCATCAGATGACTGCGTGGCAGCGTTTTACCGATCACGGGCCGTTGGCGTTTTTGCCGCTGGAGCGTGACGGGCAGCAGGATTGGTGTTCGATCGTCTGGTCGACCACGCCGAGTGAGGCCGAGCGCTTGATGGCGCTGGACGAAGCGGATTTCTGCCGGGAGCTGGAACGCGCTTTTGAAGGTCGTCTGGGCGAAGTCATCAGTGCCGACCCGCGCCTGTGCGTGCCACTGCGTCAGCGTCATGCCAAGCGTTACGTGGCTGAAGGCCTGGCGCTGATCGGCGATGCGGCGCACACCATTCACCCGTTGGCGGGGCAGGGGGTGAACCTGGGTTTCCTCGATGCGGCGGTGCTGGCCGAAGTGCTGTTGCAGGCGGCGGAGCGCGGTGAGCGTCTGGCCGATGTGAAAGTGCTGAGCCGTTACGAGCGTCGGCGCATGCCGCACAACCTCGCGCTGATGGCGACGATGGAAGGCTTTGAGCGGTTGTTCCAGGCCGATCCGTTGCCGGTCAGGTGGTTGCGTAATGCCGGGTTGAAGCTGGTGGAGCAGATGCCGGAAGCGAAGGCGCTGTTTGTGCGTGAAGCCCTTGGGTTGACCGGGGATCTTCCGGCCCTGGCCAAGCCCTGA
- the ubiH gene encoding 2-octaprenyl-6-methoxyphenyl hydroxylase has product MSRVNLAIIGGGLVGASLALALQAGAKARGWKIVLIEPFAPGDSWQPSYDARSSALSFGSRQIYQRLGVWQEISRRAEPIKQIHVSDRGRFSTARLSAMEEGVPALGYVVENAWLGQCLWQHVDKDVISWRCPAEVTRMEPLPDGYRLTLNDETTLECDLAVLADGGRSGLREQLGINVRKRPYNQSALIANITPSEAHNGMAFERFTDEGPMALLPLPENRCALVWTRLGMDAQRLADLSERDFLSELQGVFGYRLGTLKQVGARHLYPLTLVEAEEQVRSHLAVLGNAAHSLHPIAGQGFNLSLRDADALAAALLASDKPLGDFATLQAYRERQRLDQDLTVGFSDQVTRLFGSTQPLVSLGRNIGLLGLDLLPPAKRWFARQAMGLGTRPDA; this is encoded by the coding sequence ATGAGTCGAGTCAATCTGGCAATCATCGGTGGCGGTCTGGTCGGCGCCAGTCTGGCGTTGGCCTTGCAGGCCGGGGCCAAGGCCCGTGGCTGGAAGATCGTGCTGATCGAGCCGTTCGCCCCCGGCGACAGCTGGCAGCCGAGCTACGACGCACGTTCCTCGGCGCTGTCCTTCGGTTCGCGACAGATTTATCAACGCTTGGGCGTGTGGCAGGAAATCTCCCGCCGCGCCGAGCCGATCAAACAGATTCACGTTTCCGACCGTGGCCGCTTCTCCACCGCGCGTTTGTCGGCGATGGAAGAGGGCGTGCCGGCGCTCGGTTATGTGGTGGAAAACGCCTGGCTCGGCCAGTGTCTGTGGCAACACGTCGACAAAGACGTGATCAGTTGGCGCTGCCCGGCGGAAGTCACGCGCATGGAGCCGCTGCCCGACGGTTATCGCCTGACCCTCAACGATGAAACCACGCTGGAATGCGACCTCGCAGTGCTCGCCGATGGCGGTCGCTCCGGGCTGCGCGAACAGTTGGGCATCAACGTGCGCAAGCGTCCGTACAACCAGAGCGCGCTGATCGCCAACATCACCCCGAGCGAAGCGCACAATGGCATGGCCTTCGAACGCTTCACCGACGAAGGGCCGATGGCCTTGCTGCCGCTGCCGGAAAACCGCTGCGCTTTGGTCTGGACCCGTCTGGGCATGGACGCGCAGCGTCTGGCCGATCTGAGCGAACGCGATTTCCTCAGCGAATTGCAGGGCGTGTTTGGATATCGCCTCGGCACGTTGAAACAGGTTGGCGCGCGGCATCTTTATCCGCTGACGCTGGTCGAGGCCGAAGAGCAGGTGCGCTCGCATCTGGCCGTGCTCGGCAACGCGGCGCACAGCCTGCACCCGATTGCCGGGCAGGGTTTCAACCTGTCTCTGCGCGATGCCGATGCCTTGGCCGCTGCATTGCTGGCGAGTGACAAACCTTTGGGCGACTTCGCCACATTGCAGGCTTATCGCGAGCGTCAGCGTCTCGATCAGGACCTCACCGTCGGTTTCTCCGATCAGGTCACGCGCCTGTTCGGCAGCACGCAGCCGCTGGTTTCGCTGGGCCGTAATATCGGCCTGCTCGGCCTCGATCTGCTGCCGCCGGCCAAGCGCTGGTTTGCGCGTCAGGCCATGGGCTTGGGAACGCGTCCGGATGCTTAA
- the pepP gene encoding Xaa-Pro aminopeptidase produces the protein MTHIPKAEYSRRRKALMAQMEPNSIAILPAAAVAIRNRDVEHVYRQDSDFQYLSGFPEPQAVIVLMPGREHGEYVLFCRERNAERELWDGLRAGQEGAIRDFGADDAFPITDIDDILPGLIEGRDRVYSAMGSNPEFDRHLMDWINVIRSKAHLGAQPPNEFVALDHLLHDMRLYKSAAEVKVMREAARISAQAHIRAMQASRAGLYEYSLEAELDYEFRKGGAKMPAYGSIVAAGRNSCILHYQQNDAVLKDGDLVLIDAGCEIDCYASDITRTWPVNGTFSPEQKAIYELVLASQEAAFAEIAPNKHWNQAHEATVLVITTGLVKLGLLQGEVDELIASEAYKAFYMHRAGHWLGMDVHDVGEYKVGGEWRVLEVGMALTVEPGIYIAPDNQTVAKKWRGIGVRIEDDVVVTKTGCEILTSGVPKTVAEIEALMAQARTHAA, from the coding sequence ATGACCCATATCCCGAAAGCGGAATACAGCCGTCGCCGCAAGGCCCTGATGGCGCAGATGGAACCCAACAGCATCGCGATCCTGCCCGCCGCCGCAGTCGCTATTCGCAACCGCGACGTCGAGCACGTCTACCGTCAGGACAGTGATTTCCAGTACCTCAGCGGCTTTCCCGAGCCGCAAGCCGTCATCGTCCTGATGCCCGGCCGCGAACATGGCGAGTACGTGCTGTTCTGCCGTGAGCGCAATGCCGAACGCGAGTTGTGGGACGGTTTGCGTGCAGGGCAAGAAGGCGCGATCCGCGACTTCGGCGCCGACGACGCCTTCCCGATCACCGACATCGACGACATCCTCCCGGGCCTGATCGAAGGCCGTGACCGGGTGTATTCGGCGATGGGCAGCAACCCCGAATTTGATCGTCACCTGATGGACTGGATCAACGTGATCCGCTCTAAAGCGCACCTTGGCGCCCAGCCGCCGAACGAATTCGTTGCCCTGGATCATCTGCTGCACGACATGCGTCTGTATAAATCGGCGGCAGAAGTGAAGGTGATGCGCGAAGCCGCACGGATCTCGGCGCAAGCCCACATCCGCGCGATGCAGGCCAGTCGGGCCGGGCTTTACGAGTACAGCCTCGAAGCCGAACTCGACTACGAATTCCGCAAGGGCGGGGCGAAGATGCCGGCCTACGGGTCGATCGTTGCCGCCGGGCGCAACAGCTGCATTCTGCATTACCAGCAGAATGACGCGGTGCTCAAGGACGGTGACCTGGTATTGATAGACGCCGGTTGCGAGATCGACTGCTACGCCAGCGACATCACCCGCACCTGGCCGGTCAACGGCACGTTTTCACCCGAGCAGAAAGCGATCTACGAGTTGGTGCTGGCCTCGCAGGAAGCCGCATTCGCCGAAATCGCCCCGAACAAACACTGGAATCAGGCGCACGAAGCCACGGTTCTCGTTATCACCACGGGGTTGGTGAAACTCGGTTTGCTGCAGGGTGAGGTCGACGAATTGATCGCCAGCGAAGCCTATAAAGCGTTTTACATGCACCGCGCTGGCCACTGGCTGGGTATGGATGTGCATGACGTCGGCGAGTACAAGGTCGGCGGCGAATGGCGCGTGCTGGAAGTCGGCATGGCGCTGACCGTGGAGCCGGGCATCTACATCGCCCCGGACAATCAGACCGTCGCGAAGAAATGGCGCGGCATTGGCGTACGCATCGAGGACGACGTGGTGGTGACCAAAACGGGCTGTGAAATCCTTACCAGCGGCGTACCGAAAACCGTCGCTGAAATCGAAGCGCTGATGGCACAAGCAAGGACACACGCGGCATGA